The stretch of DNA AGCAACGATTCCTCATCGATCTCGTCTTTCAACCTCTTGAGGATCGATTCCACAATCTCAGTCGAAATGCCTCTCCTGCCAAGTTCCACCCGGATGCGACGGCTGCCCCAGAGTCTCTCGGTAGCCTTAGAAACAGCGTAATTATACGCATAGTTCCGATCATCTATGTAACCCAGATCTTCCAGTTTGGCAAGGGATTTCGAGATGGTGTCTCCGCTGAATCCTTTTTTCTCCAGAATGCTTACCATCTCATGGCGCGTGCGGGATTTCCTTGATAGCGTCTTCAGGCTTAAGGATAATGCTCTCGCCACTTCCCGGTTATGTTCATCAGGCACTTCTTCTTTTACCTTGTTACTTTTCCTGGAGGAGGGGTCCTAGTCGTATCGTATTCGTCCCCTGTTCTGAGGATGGACTCCATTTCTTCGTGCGACATATCGGCCGTGGACTG from Acidobacteriota bacterium encodes:
- a CDS encoding regulatory protein RecX, which produces MPDEHNREVARALSLSLKTLSRKSRTRHEMVSILEKKGFSGDTISKSLAKLEDLGYIDDRNYAYNYAVSKATERLWGSRRIRVELGRRGISTEIVESILKRLKDEIDEESLLEKAIRKKLHLLRVDSSEKSYRRLYNYLMRRGFSASSVMERIRKWKVMDERDDEIG